From a region of the Vibrio orientalis CIP 102891 = ATCC 33934 genome:
- a CDS encoding LysR family transcriptional regulator, with translation MHDLNALHVFLALMQTHSTQRAALKLGRSQSYVSKVLAQLRQDLGDPLFVREASGLVPTDYALAIEPKLKNALDQLDLALAPEGFDPKDLDKITIHVAEPYLVKIGKPLIKAIRAQTDAVIELRQWSEHSEPLILEEQVDVGLHVLSDKPQSFYQRKIHSGAGYFEGNQSGEYVKFIISGVNEHQDHFKALEPDLEAGIIVDSVHLINQLMDDYFTLRYEPYYDEKQHCPLNLDVALICKSSLRSAAKQKWLMELIVPIVDECIVPAK, from the coding sequence ATGCACGACTTAAACGCTTTACATGTCTTCCTTGCTTTGATGCAAACCCATTCAACACAACGCGCGGCGCTTAAGTTAGGGCGGTCACAATCATACGTCTCTAAGGTCTTGGCTCAGCTGAGACAAGACCTCGGTGACCCATTGTTTGTGCGTGAGGCCTCTGGCTTAGTCCCGACAGATTACGCGCTAGCCATCGAACCAAAGCTTAAGAACGCCTTAGACCAATTAGATTTGGCGCTAGCACCGGAAGGCTTTGACCCCAAAGACTTAGATAAGATAACCATACATGTAGCCGAACCGTATTTGGTGAAAATTGGTAAGCCCTTAATCAAAGCGATTCGTGCACAAACCGATGCGGTCATTGAACTACGACAATGGAGTGAACACAGCGAGCCGCTCATATTGGAAGAGCAGGTAGACGTAGGGTTACATGTCTTAAGTGATAAACCGCAAAGCTTTTATCAAAGGAAGATCCACTCAGGCGCTGGCTACTTTGAAGGTAATCAATCTGGCGAGTATGTGAAGTTCATTATTTCAGGCGTCAATGAACACCAAGACCATTTTAAAGCACTCGAGCCCGATTTAGAGGCGGGAATCATTGTTGATAGTGTCCACCTTATCAACCAGTTAATGGATGATTATTTTACTCTTCGATATGAGCCTTATTACGATGAAAAACAGCATTGCCCACTTAACTTGGATGTTGCACTCATTTGCAAATCATCGCTCCGTTCAGCAGCCAAGCAAAAATGGTTAATGGAACTCATCGTGCCTATCGTCGATGAGTGTATCGTACCGGCAAAGTAG
- a CDS encoding HlyD family secretion protein has protein sequence MKEIMLPYVFICWLLVKTGVVRWTLKNAAIIIGIGALLALSLFTAHRFWSPADLTDSTTVKAPHAVLSPLVGQEVEQVFVEHNQMLNQGDLIYTLRTEDTSSQIDGLNAQKDAAQAEILALTHQINNDKKQLDRLTQLNDFAQESARDDLRTRIESTDAKIAAVNAQILSVEAQIATATWQNDRREVRAPFDGQLSIANIVEGTRLGNMHLYDTSKKFVEMRIADQTYRNIEVGQFAEFYVNAYPGEIFRGRVHSLTAGTGEARVSVMNGSQHVRQHVGNNMGSHGRTIVIEFEEPEGYNVPIGATGSGWVSAKKPHEALGFMDIIGAATVRLKAYKSYLSAL, from the coding sequence ATGAAAGAGATCATGCTCCCTTATGTCTTTATTTGTTGGCTACTCGTTAAAACAGGCGTAGTACGTTGGACACTGAAAAACGCAGCGATAATCATTGGTATTGGTGCTCTTTTGGCCCTATCGCTGTTCACCGCCCATCGCTTCTGGTCACCGGCTGACTTAACCGACAGTACCACCGTTAAAGCGCCTCATGCCGTACTCAGCCCGTTAGTTGGTCAAGAGGTAGAACAAGTATTCGTTGAGCATAACCAAATGCTCAATCAAGGCGATTTGATTTACACCTTACGCACTGAAGACACGTCCTCTCAAATCGACGGTCTGAATGCACAAAAAGATGCCGCACAAGCAGAAATACTGGCTTTAACTCATCAAATCAATAACGATAAAAAGCAACTCGATAGACTGACTCAGCTGAATGATTTTGCCCAAGAGTCTGCTCGTGATGATTTACGAACGCGCATAGAATCGACTGACGCGAAGATTGCTGCCGTTAATGCGCAAATCTTAAGTGTCGAAGCACAAATCGCCACAGCAACATGGCAAAACGATCGCCGTGAAGTACGCGCGCCTTTTGACGGTCAGCTATCGATTGCGAATATTGTTGAAGGCACACGTCTAGGCAATATGCACCTCTACGATACCAGCAAGAAATTCGTTGAAATGCGCATTGCCGATCAAACCTACCGCAATATTGAAGTTGGCCAGTTTGCTGAATTTTATGTGAATGCTTATCCTGGCGAAATCTTCCGTGGTCGCGTGCATAGTTTAACGGCGGGCACAGGTGAAGCACGAGTGTCAGTGATGAATGGCTCCCAACACGTACGCCAACACGTAGGTAATAACATGGGCAGCCATGGACGTACCATTGTGATTGAATTTGAAGAGCCAGAAGGCTACAACGTCCCTATTGGTGCAACAGGTTCAGGCTGGGTATCGGCGAAGAAACCCCATGAGGCATTAGGCTTTATGGATATCATTGGTGCGGCTACAGTCAGACTCAAAGCCTACAAGTCCTACCTATCGGCTTTATAA